GCGTGATTTTTTGGTttactagtaagatgcccgtgctacGCTACAGAACAAAAAAAAAAGGTAATAACAAGTATGCAAGCGAAAGAGACATAGTTGCAATTTTTTGCATTCCCTATGCTCATCAGTCAGTTAAAATCCATTTCCTTTGTAAAAAATCACATAAAAAGCTACTCTTGCCCTTTAGCTAGTGATGGACAAAAGTAGTACTAAGATCAACAATAAGATAATTCACATCCATAGCATGTCATAAGAGAACATAATGAATATTACATCTGAAAGTACAAAAGAAACTACCTAGTTAATAGTATTTCATATACAAATTTAGACAAGTTATCTCCCCCAATGCTTGCCTCTGCTCGAGTGGTAAACTCTGCAGCCACACTCTTTGGTGGGCGCTCTTCTCTTGCATTTCTTCAAGTGTTAAACTTTGCATGCGAATTCTTCGGCAATCATTGATTCTCCCCTTATCTGGGTGTTGAACATTGCCACCATGCTCTAACACGGTCCTGGCTTTCCTTTGCTCTTATGTAAGGCTAGCATCACAAGTAGAATCATAGGAACATTTCCTCCTAAGATAATCCCATGATAGATAATTTTTAAAACTAATGTACTTATACAAACACGTCAATATACTAATGTATAAAATGTCATTCAAAGTATATACAGTTAGAGAATAATACCTTCTGAGCTTTCTCCTTATTCCAATGTACTAATTGATGTTAGAGTAGCAAAGGCGGGTAGCTAATTGGTCTGGCACAATTTCAAGGGGTGAGATAAGGACCCTAGTTCCCTTTAGTGGAGCCATCGCTTGGATCCAACCATGACATCCTCACATATTTTAATCCTTTTCTCTCATGTGTACTGCCTCAAAAGATTACTAATTACACTCTAGTATAATTGCACGATGATTAAGTAAATGTGAAGTATCCTTAGAACTATAAACTGATATGAGGAACAGACCAAATCTCCAATTTGAGCATATCATTAGTTCCTACTATCTGACCTAATTAGTTGTACATGTAGTTTGATCAGGTCTCCAGTTCGAGCAATTTCTTCCCTATGTCAAATAGTGTCTCAAGGGTGGCGAATGAATTTCTCATATTATTGTGCATAATATACAGAATTTTTATTTTCATTGTAGTGATATATCCCTCCTGACCCAAGAAATATACAAATAATACTTGTCGTGTATAAAAGCTACACCACTACAAAAAATGTTTAAGTCCGCTGGGAGGTTTTAATCAATATAAACTAAGGCatccaaaaaaaattgaaaacagtTCTATATTGTAAAGGGAGTCTTTTTGAGATCGAGACGTTGTTTCATGTTGACTTCCAGTGCTACTCATAGAAGAATTTGGTCATAAGTCAAATCAAGATTAGAACTATACAGTGAAATTGAGAACTTTAAGTCAAATCAAGGAGGTGAACGGACGACCACCAATAGGAAATTAGACCATACCTACATTTTCTCACAGCCATACACATTCTCAGAGTTGTGACGCTGGGTTGCACTCTTCAATGATCTGCAAGAAAACATCCTGAACTGAATTCCAACTTAATGGACCAGCTTTTGCCTTTTCCTCTGCTCCCTTTACCTCTCCCAATGTAAAGAAAGAAAGAACGTGAAAAAAACACTACCTCATAAGATTCCTTACAATGTGTTCATCCACCCAAATGTGTTATTTTTTAGAAACGCGTACATCTGAAGCAAAGAGGACTACTGTTTTTACATAGCTCCTTAAAAAATTGCCTGAAACGTTTTTGAGCTCCATCCTTAATCCAATTAACTGAACTGAAGTGACCTGGCAATTTATTCAAGTAAAGCAGAGAGTTGGCACATTGAGTAACTGAGAATGAACTGGATTGAATTACCAAGCTAACAAACTAATAAAGTAGATTGTACTTGATGTCTCTAATCTTGATACAACAAAGAGGAAAATCTTATCTTTATTCATTGAGTGTGGGACTTGAGAAGTTTTCTCCATAATAAGGCATTTAGCCATGCTTAATCATGCTACTCTACTTACCTTGCATCAAATCATGCCATGTACAAAAATCTGACAGAGACCACAATGAGAAAATGGTGTGAATATTGAATGACAAATCTGGTAACAACCCGAGGAGATGGAGTACCATAGATGAAATAAAAGCCTCTACAGAGAATCAATTATAAAAGGCTTCAGCAGTTCACGAGTTAGTTTGCAGATCCACATCCGATTCGTTATTACACGTCTCACAAATTCACATGTTTAGGAGATACCACAGTTTCAGTCACACAAATGTAACTTACGGAGGGCAGCACGGATCTGATAAACACAAATGTGCAGGTGCCCACTAAAAAACTGACCGATTTCTTGGATCTGACAGGACAAACACATAACTTACGGAGGGATGAGAGTGGAATGGACAAAGTGGACCGAGGTAGTAGGCACCCGCACCGCCGAGAACGAGTAGCACGCCACCAACAGAAATCATCCACGTTGCAAAGCCAGGCATACTCATGGTTGttctgcccctggtagccaccatgGGAAGCTTGGAAGGAAAGGCATCATGTGTGGAGGGAAAATGAAAGGGAATCAATCCCAACAGTCACAAAGGGAAAATGAAGTAACTTACAGTATAGAACTAACTTTGACATAAGCTGAGGAATTTGGGAGGGGCAATGGATATGATCAAACGGATCTTGCTCATCGTTAGCACCTCCCTCGCGAGGAACGACTCGCACATTATTGACCGCAGCTCCGGCGTCGATATCCGAAGTGACTGCGCCATCTGCTTGTACGACGGCTCATTCCCCAGTTTTTCTTTCAGCCTGAATCAATGTTTCAGACTCAGAGGTTAGGCAAAAGTGTCAACTTGATAGCACAACGCAACGCAAGGCAGCAGTGACAAACTTGATTTCAGATTCGGAGAACAAGCATATATGGTGGTTGATGGATCACTGAATGTGGGGAAGAGCATTCCCATACTTTGATCTTTGCTGTTGCAGCCATATCCCGTCCTTGATCTTCTTAGAGAGGTGGACAACCTGCTTGTGCGTGAGGAACTCCTTGCTGACGGTGCCGCCGAGGTAGATGCGGTTTCTGCTCTGTAGCAGCTCGGGGCTGATGCTCAGGTGCACGGCGCCACTGCCTTTCTTGGACGGTTGGACCTCCCGCACCTCCGACCGCTCATCCGCCACTGCCTCGCCGAGACGCCGGAGCGCGCCCCAACGACGGAGCTGCTCCTGTCCTTGCCGTCACCGTCCTCGGCCGAACCAGTGGCCCCCACATGgtggccatcgccgccgccgccgccgtcgtcgtcctgGAAGGGGAGCTGGCACTGCTTCTCGAGCATGGACCTCTGCAGCAGGATAATGGCATCGAGGGAGAACTCGTCGGCGGACAACAGCGGAGGAGGCTGCGGCGCGAGCGCGCTCTGCGTGAGGGCTCGCATGACCTGCGCGGCGCCATGTGGGGAGAGCTTGAGCCTGTGCGCGGCGACGGTGAGGAATTTGGGAGGGGCTCTGGAAGTCTCGATTTCTTTCGTGGGAGGAGGCTCTGGAAGTCTCCATTTCTTTCCCGGGAGGAGCCTGCTATGTTTCGGATGTCTTCTTCAAAATTCCATCAGATGTGCTGGGTGTTTATGCAAAAGTGCAAGGTAAGTCGCTCGGGGACAACCAGCATCGATCTCAGCCTTACGTTTAGATCGGACGGCACAGATGGCAGTATGGCAGACGCACCATCACCACCGACTAACATTTTTATAGAAGTAGAGACAACAAGATTCTTTTTTGGAAAAGATGGGCCGAGCCCAGCTAACGCGGCTGCGGGCGACGATTTGCAGAAACAGTAATAATCGGTGCCTACAGCACCAAATAGGATCTGCCCTGCGTGTTGGGTACAAGCAACACGATTTGGGGCTGGCTGGGCTGACTTGGGCCGCATTATTAAACTTGTTTAGCACTTACAGTGGGTTTACCTACAAAAAGCACTTGCAGTGGGTTATTTCTCTAAAAAAATACAATAGGTGATATTGCATTTTAGAAAATAATTTCCAATGGGATTTTAAGCCACGTAAAGTCACAAGGGCTATATGACACACGCCGTTTTCCCCATGCAACTAAGAAATATTTATTTCAAGTTGATGATAAGAACTGCTAGGGCTTAATACTTTGGTTTGTACAAGTAAAACATGACAAAATGTTAAGATATTATATGAAATTCGAATTTGTGCCACTCTCATTGAAAATGTGAATACAAAGGGTAGTTGGTGTTTTGAAAAATTGAAAAAATTGTTCAAAATGTATAGTAACAATCTTAATGGGTGGTCCAATAAAATAAGTATTTttcttgataatttgatatgtgggtggacgggtgcttgggtgttgctcttacttgaacaagcaacccacttatgattaccctcgcaagcatccacaactatgaaagaagaattaagataaatctaacctacCATAAAATATacagatccaaatcagccccttatacgAAATAACACATAaattaggatttaagcttctgtcactctagcaacccatcatctacttattactccacaaTGCCTTTCCTTAGGTCCAAGTATGGTGACGTGTCAGGTAATCGACTTTCACACGGCACCACTAAAGAAAAAAACAAcatgcatatcatcaaaatatcaaacgaataccaacatCACATGATTGCTTATAACAAGATTTCTCCCATATCCtccagaacaaaagtaactactcacaaatcatattaatgttcaAGATCATAGGTGTATTGAATATACTTAAGGATCTGAACATTTAAtcatccactgaataaaccaactagcgtcaactacaagatgtaatcaacactactagaaacccacaaTTACCAAAATCTGAGATTTTGGGACAAATATTgaatacaatagatgaactagggtttgatatgagatgtttctagtgaagatgttgatgaagattggtccgccCATGATGACAGGATCGTTGGTGAtgttgatggcttcgatttccccctcccggtgggaagtatcaccagcggaatcgctccaccggagagcaaaagtgctcctgcctaggttccttctcgagatggcggcgcttcgccCTGAAagtcttctcttattttttttctaggtcaaaacccctCATATAGCAGGAGATGGACACTGGAGGCCAGCTGTGggacccacaaggcaccagggcgcgcctgtgAGGTGGCCGCACCCTGTTGCCTTGTGGGGAACATGTGCCCCCTCTAGTATTTCTTTACTCctgtatttttttatatatattcaataaagaatctccgtgaagttttaggtcattcggaGCTCTGTAGAATAGGTATCTCcgttgtagctttttcaggtccagaattccaactgccgataCTCTCTCTCTTCGtgtaaatcttgcaaattaagagagaaaatgcattagatttGTATCATAAAGTGGAATAATgaccaaaaataatatatataacagtaggaaaacataatgcaaaatggacgtatgagcGACAGACATCTCCATGGTCGGCAAAGATTTACACTAGGATACCTTTTGCTATGTGAAAAAATGCCATGTAAGTTTTATTTAATGAAATATGTCAAACTTTCCATGAACTTTTCTTGGTTTACATAAAATTTGTCTGATTTGTTCAAGTCACATCACCTATATGTAGTGCAAAAAATGATTAGAGTGATGAGTTGGACTTATAATTACTTATTGCATTTTGTTTCTTCCCCCCTATTTCTCATCATTCTGTTTAGGGTAGTTTTCATTGCCTTTTCGATCCCATTTGATAGTTGTTAGAATAATTTGAGACGCGTAGTCGCTCTACCGAGGACTaatgcaatcacacgagcacgacaccgagatttgttaatgaggttcaCCAATATGGCTACATCCCTAGGACCTGACTACGGACACTCCTCCCCGTGACACTGTCATAATACCGCAAATGGCCACCCGGGCGCCGACACACGCCGCCGGGTCCCCCTGCATGTctgtgctattatgtttgcataggttacatcgtgtgactAACCCCACATATATATAAGAGCAGGCGGGAGGGAGTCCTATGATCACCGTCCGTGAAGCGATTCACACTCCGGGAGGTGTGTGTTGGGTGTTTAAACCTTCCACCGCACTCTCAGACATGTCTAAGGACAAAATGCAAGTTTTGATGGGATTGCTACCCTCCGAAGACCCCCGAGCGGCCTATACCTGGACCGTTTGACCCGAAAAGCTACCCCATTTGATCGGTAATGAACGGCGTTATACCAATTAACTTTTCTATCTAGTTGTGCTATGGTTAGCCCATAGAACATGAAAAACAAAGTTTGAGCCCAAGTTATCGCAAGATCCCTCTAGGCTACCATTTGTGACCCCCATAAAAGGATTAGTCCCCCAACACGGGCCGACTTTCCCATATTCCGATCTTTATTATCTCCTTTGAGGGATTTTTAGGATCATttaggctatatatatatatatatatatatatttagtcTATTTTGGCTTTTACTGTCTACTTGTGGTAGTTTTCTGCTCTAAGTGCATGCGGAAATGCCAGCCGTGAAGTTGGTCACACTCTAGAGTTGTGTGATGGGTGTTTAAACCTCCTACCAGACTTTCAGCCATGTATGATGACCCAATGCAAgtttggtggcattgctaccctccgAAGACCTCAGAGAGGCCTAACCCTGGCATGTTTGACCTagagatctacccctttgactttctcTATTGCAGCAAAGCATTAGATTAATAATTAAACATCATACTAAACACATATTTAAATTGCTATCTAGTAATATAAATATTAAACAAACAGACATGAGCAGCCAATGCAATTGTAACAACGATCGGAATAAAGAACAATCTCTAAAGAGGAATTAATTAAGATACTTCTATATATCTTAAAACTATGAAAAATTACCACAAGCTTATAGCTACTATTTTAAAATTTTAGGAATTGATCACGCTCTGACTATTCAGGATAATTCATATAACAACAAAAGTGTTGAACGTTACTTCGGTGTTATTGCCGTCCGTGAAGTGGGTCACAATCCAGGAGTTGTGTGTTGGGTGTTTAAACTCCAACCACTCTCTAAGACATGTAtgagaacggatgcaagttttggtggGATTGCTACCCTCTGAAGACCCCTGAGCGGCCTAATGCTAGCCCATTTGACCAGGACAGTGACCCCTTTGACCAGCGACGACCGACGTTGGACCAATGGACTTTTTCCCGCTCTAAGTGCACGTGGTAGTTCCGTTCATGAAGGTGGTCACACTCTGGAGCCGTGTGCTGGGTGTTTAAACCTCCCACCACACTTTTAGACATGTATGAGTATAGGACCCATTGCAAGTTTTGGTGGCATTACTACCCTCCAAAGACCCCGGAGAGGCCTAACCCTGGCCCATTTGACCCGGAGGTCTACCCCTTTGATTTTCTCTATTGCAGCAAAGCATCAGAGTAATAATTAAATATTTCGTACTGAACACAATTGCTATCCGGTGATATAAAAATTAAACAAACATACATGAGCAACCAATGCAACTATAACAACGATTAGAGAAAGAACAATCTCTAAAGAGGAATTAATTAAGATACTTATACATATCTTAAAACTATGAAAAATTACCACATCGTTTATAGCTACCATGTATccgttgtgtaaaaatttcaaaaatTGATCACGCTCTGACTATTCAGGACAATTCATATAACAACAAAAGTGTTGAACGTTACTTCGGTGCTATCGTCGTCCGTGAAGCGGCTCACACTTCGAGAGCTGTGTGTTGGGTGTGTAACACTCGACCACACTCTTAGACATGTGTGAGGACAAAATGCAAGTTTTTGTGGGATTTTTACCCTCAGAAGATTCTTGATCGGCCTAACCCTGGCCATTCGACACGGAAAGCTAATGCTTTTGACTAGCAACAAATGACATGAGAACAATGTACTTTTCTACCTAGTTGTGCTAGGTTAGCCCATAGGAACATGAAAAAAAAGTTTGAGCCCAGGTTATCACAATATTCCCTTCGAGTATTGAtatatccattttgcatcatgttttcctactattatatatgctgtttttatgcataataatgctttttggagtcatcctaatgtcttttctctcataatatgcaaggtacacacaaagagggagaattccggcacctggaaatctggacctggaaaagctacgtcaggccacctattccgcacaactccaaacaagctagaATTTTAtagggattttttatggaatatatgaggaatattggagccaataagtaccagaggggccccaccaggtgggcacaacccacctgggcgtgccaaggagcccaagcgcgccctggtgggtgctacctcttgagcttgcgttggatttctccgaagaggaaaggatgatgcagcagagtagcgtaagtatttccttcagtttttgagaaccaaggtatcaatccagtaggaggccacgctcaagtccctcgtacctgcacaaaactatagctactcgcaaccaatgcgattaggggttgtcaatctcttcatggtcacttacgagagtgagatctgatagatataatatttttggtatttttgttatagagatgcaaagtgaaaagtaaaaggcaaagtaaaaagcaaagcaagattaaagtgatggagattgatatgatgagaacagacccgggggccataggtttcactagtggcttctctcaagagcataagtattctatggtgggtgaacaaattactgttgagcaattgacagaattgagcatagttatgagaatatctaggcatgatcatgtatataggcatcacgtccgtgacaagtagaccgaaatgattctgcatctactactattactccactcatcgaccgctatccaacatgcatctagagtattaagttaaaaacagagtaacgctttaagcaagatgacatgatgtagagagataaattcatgaaatatgaaataaacccc
The sequence above is a segment of the Triticum dicoccoides isolate Atlit2015 ecotype Zavitan chromosome 1A, WEW_v2.0, whole genome shotgun sequence genome. Coding sequences within it:
- the LOC119350185 gene encoding RNA polymerase sigma factor sigA-like, which produces MRALTQSALAPQPPPLLSADEFSLDAIILLQRSMLEKQCQLPFQDDDGGGGGDGHHVGATGSAEDGDGKDRSSSVVGARSGVSARQWRMSGRSPELLQSRNRIYLGGTVSKEFLTHKQVVHLSKKIKDGIWLQQQRSKLKEKLGNEPSYKQMAQSLRISTPELRSIMCESFLAREVLTMSKIRLIISIAPPKFLSLCQS